One genomic segment of Erysipelotrichaceae bacterium 66202529 includes these proteins:
- a CDS encoding D-alanyl-D-alanine carboxypeptidase, whose protein sequence is MRKIRKRWWLVAAAALVLLFADVAMYIQIRKYYPDFMKQEEVSQPVAAQGLDARQQAIQKKLASVKLNSRYAMVIDLKDQQVLYEKNSDKKLFPASLTKVLTAIVALDNAEDLHKKITITNKDIKGLAEANASVAGLAVGEQVTIEDLLYALILPSGADGANALANHLNGSVSNFVKDMNSKADGMGMTHTHFTNTTGLHDKQHYTTLQDMKKMMDHAWKNPAFRKVMTTLRYSLPATKQHPKGLKLNSTLLFYDNDLKFDGGSIIGGKSGYTPEAGYCLISVAEMKDGHSYMMISAKADKTDFSIVEEGSSTDAEYGNIQDAKTVYAAIAEVKKK, encoded by the coding sequence ATGCGAAAAATTAGAAAAAGATGGTGGCTTGTGGCAGCGGCGGCACTGGTTCTGCTGTTTGCGGATGTCGCCATGTATATACAGATTCGAAAGTATTATCCAGATTTTATGAAACAGGAAGAGGTTTCCCAGCCTGTCGCTGCACAGGGGCTGGATGCCAGGCAGCAGGCAATTCAAAAAAAGCTGGCCTCCGTGAAGCTGAACAGCCGCTATGCGATGGTAATTGATTTAAAGGATCAGCAGGTGCTGTATGAAAAAAACAGCGACAAAAAGTTGTTTCCGGCTTCCTTGACCAAGGTGCTGACAGCAATCGTTGCCCTGGATAATGCAGAGGACTTACATAAAAAAATCACGATTACAAACAAGGATATTAAGGGACTGGCAGAGGCGAATGCAAGTGTAGCAGGCTTAGCCGTCGGAGAACAGGTAACAATAGAGGATTTATTGTATGCCCTTATTCTGCCTTCAGGTGCAGATGGCGCAAATGCACTGGCTAACCATTTGAACGGCAGTGTATCCAATTTTGTAAAGGATATGAACAGTAAGGCAGACGGCATGGGAATGACACATACACATTTCACGAATACGACAGGTCTGCACGATAAGCAGCATTATACAACACTGCAGGATATGAAAAAAATGATGGATCATGCCTGGAAAAATCCGGCCTTTCGCAAGGTGATGACGACCCTGCGTTATAGTCTTCCTGCCACAAAGCAGCATCCTAAGGGTTTAAAGCTGAACAGCACGCTGCTGTTTTATGACAATGACCTGAAATTTGACGGCGGCAGCATCATCGGCGGAAAGAGCGGGTATACACCGGAAGCCGGCTATTGCCTAATTAGTGTGGCTGAAATGAAGGATGGTCATTCCTACATGATGATTAGTGCAAAGGCAGATAAAACAGATTTTTCAATCGTAGAAGAAGGCAGCAGTACCGATGCGGAATATGGCAATATACAGGATGCAAAGACCGTGTATGCTGCAATCGCAGAGGTTAAAAAGAAATAG
- a CDS encoding ABC transporter permease, whose protein sequence is MEQMEKKLLQTVADISGFMPGSAFSLRKNGAGVERHSTEHVKILAKTDKPGIDIIVDANTRGESIHIPVILTDSGIQDMVYNDFYIGEGADVEIVAGCGIHNDGCDTSQHDGIHTFHIGKNASITYTEKHYGEGTGSGGRILNPTTIIHMEDGAFAKMDMSQIKGVDSTFRKTEANLNAGAKLVINEKLMTHGTQTAHSDVTVNLNGEDSVVQIVSRSVGKDSSVQVFHPIAVGNNRSRAHIQCDSIIMGQAKISSIPEIAANHVDAEIVHEAAIGKINSDQLIKLQTFGLSSEEAEKVIVDGFLK, encoded by the coding sequence ATGGAACAGATGGAAAAAAAGCTGCTGCAAACAGTGGCAGATATCAGCGGATTTATGCCGGGCAGTGCCTTCAGTTTAAGAAAAAACGGGGCAGGTGTGGAGCGTCATTCTACAGAGCATGTTAAAATTTTGGCTAAAACAGATAAGCCGGGTATTGATATTATTGTGGATGCTAATACCAGAGGGGAAAGCATTCATATTCCGGTAATTCTGACAGATAGTGGTATTCAGGATATGGTGTACAATGATTTTTATATCGGTGAGGGTGCAGATGTGGAAATCGTTGCAGGCTGCGGGATTCATAATGACGGCTGTGATACCTCACAGCATGATGGCATTCATACCTTTCATATTGGAAAAAATGCAAGCATTACCTATACGGAAAAGCACTATGGGGAAGGGACTGGCAGCGGGGGAAGAATCTTGAATCCGACAACTATCATACATATGGAGGATGGAGCGTTTGCGAAAATGGACATGAGCCAGATCAAGGGCGTAGACTCTACCTTCCGTAAAACAGAGGCAAATTTGAATGCGGGTGCGAAGCTGGTCATCAATGAAAAGCTGATGACACATGGCACACAAACAGCACATTCCGATGTGACGGTGAATTTAAACGGAGAGGACAGCGTTGTACAAATTGTATCTCGTTCTGTTGGTAAAGATTCTTCTGTACAGGTATTTCATCCAATCGCCGTTGGAAACAATCGTTCCCGAGCACATATACAATGTGATTCTATTATCATGGGACAGGCAAAAATCAGCTCCATTCCGGAAATTGCGGCGAATCATGTCGATGCGGAAATCGTGCATGAGGCGGCAATCGGGAAAATCAACAGTGACCAGCTGATTAAGCTGCAGACATTCGGACTGAGCAGCGAGGAAGCGGAAAAGGTTATTGTGGATGGATTTTTGAAATAA
- a CDS encoding DUF711 family protein: MINVHDILETIKMIDEEYLDVRTITMGISLLDCCDSDIDKSCEKIYNKITRLAKDLVKTGEDIEREYGIPIINKRISVTPIAMLVAVSGGDPVKYAHTLERCAQAVGVNFIGGYSALVQKGCAAGDRELMESIPRALAETEHVCASVNVGSTKAGINMNAVELMGRMVKEAAELTKDQNCIGAAKLVVFCNAPEDNPFMAGAFHGVGEADCVINVGVSGPGVVRAALAKADKTLPMNELADIIKKTAFKVTRMGQLVGTLASERLGVPFGIVDLSLAPTPAIGDSVAYILEEMGLESCGAYGTTACLAMLNDAVKKGGVMASSTVGGLSGAFIPVSEDAGMIAATRAGTLCLEKLEAMTAVCSVGLDMVVIPGETTPEVISGIIADEAAIGMVNSKTTAVRAIPAIGKKVGEELEFGGLLGSGPVMNINQTDCSVMIHRKGRIPAPIQALKN; encoded by the coding sequence ATGATAAACGTACATGATATACTGGAAACCATTAAGATGATCGATGAGGAATATCTTGATGTCCGTACGATTACGATGGGAATTTCTCTGCTGGACTGCTGTGACAGCGATATCGACAAGTCCTGTGAGAAGATTTACAATAAGATTACGCGTCTGGCCAAGGATCTGGTCAAGACGGGAGAAGATATTGAACGGGAATACGGGATTCCGATTATTAACAAGCGTATTTCTGTAACACCGATAGCCATGCTTGTGGCAGTCAGCGGAGGAGATCCGGTGAAATATGCACATACTCTGGAGCGCTGTGCACAGGCGGTCGGCGTTAATTTCATCGGTGGTTATTCTGCCCTTGTTCAAAAGGGCTGTGCGGCAGGTGACCGGGAGCTGATGGAATCTATTCCAAGGGCTTTGGCGGAAACAGAGCATGTCTGTGCTTCGGTTAATGTCGGTTCTACAAAGGCCGGTATCAACATGAATGCGGTTGAGCTGATGGGACGTATGGTGAAGGAAGCGGCTGAGCTGACTAAGGATCAAAACTGCATCGGTGCTGCCAAGCTGGTTGTGTTCTGTAATGCACCGGAGGATAATCCGTTTATGGCGGGTGCGTTCCATGGAGTCGGTGAGGCTGACTGTGTTATCAATGTTGGTGTCAGCGGGCCTGGTGTCGTTCGTGCCGCATTGGCGAAAGCGGATAAGACGCTGCCAATGAATGAATTAGCGGATATTATCAAGAAAACAGCATTTAAGGTAACCCGTATGGGACAGCTTGTGGGTACACTGGCAAGTGAGCGCCTGGGTGTACCGTTTGGTATCGTCGATCTGTCACTGGCACCTACGCCTGCAATCGGTGACTCCGTTGCTTATATTTTAGAGGAGATGGGGCTGGAAAGCTGTGGTGCCTATGGAACAACGGCGTGTCTTGCAATGCTGAATGATGCCGTGAAAAAGGGTGGTGTCATGGCCAGCAGTACGGTTGGCGGACTTTCCGGAGCCTTTATCCCGGTAAGTGAGGATGCCGGTATGATTGCGGCAACCCGGGCAGGAACCCTGTGCTTGGAAAAGCTGGAAGCGATGACTGCTGTATGCTCAGTAGGTCTTGACATGGTTGTGATTCCAGGCGAAACGACGCCGGAGGTTATTTCCGGTATCATTGCGGATGAGGCGGCAATCGGTATGGTTAATTCCAAAACAACAGCTGTACGTGCAATCCCGGCCATCGGTAAAAAGGTTGGGGAAGAACTGGAGTTCGGCGGTCTGCTGGGAAGCGGTCCGGTTATGAATATCAATCAGACAGACTGCTCTGTCATGATTCACAGAAAAGGAAGAATCCCTGCACCAATTCAGGCATTAAAAAATTAA
- a CDS encoding transketolase family protein, translating into MAKMATREAYGKALAELAKENKKILVLDADLSGSTKTGEVKKVAPEQHFNFGIAEGNMMAAAAGMATSGNIVFASTFAMFAAGRAFEQVRNSICYPHLNVKVCATHAGLTVGEDGASHQSVEDVALMRSIPGMVVISPADGVETKAAIRAVAAYDGPCYVRLGRMAVEDVYTEDTLNFQIGKGNVIRKGTGVALIATGIMVEAAMKAAAALKDKGMDVTVVDMHTIKPIDEELIVELTKDHDLFVTCEEHSVIGGLGSAVAEVLSQKAPKKLAMVGIKDTFGESGTPAALLEKYGLTANDIVKAVEENK; encoded by the coding sequence ATGGCAAAGATGGCTACTCGTGAAGCGTATGGAAAAGCGCTTGCTGAACTGGCAAAGGAAAATAAAAAAATTCTGGTACTGGATGCCGATTTATCCGGTTCTACAAAAACAGGAGAAGTAAAAAAGGTTGCTCCTGAACAGCATTTTAACTTCGGTATAGCGGAAGGTAATATGATGGCTGCTGCTGCAGGTATGGCAACAAGCGGAAATATCGTATTTGCAAGTACATTCGCAATGTTTGCGGCTGGACGTGCATTCGAACAGGTACGTAACTCTATCTGCTATCCGCATCTGAATGTGAAGGTGTGTGCAACACATGCCGGACTTACGGTCGGTGAGGATGGTGCCAGCCACCAGAGTGTTGAGGATGTTGCTTTGATGAGAAGCATTCCGGGTATGGTAGTAATTTCACCGGCTGACGGTGTGGAAACAAAGGCTGCAATCCGTGCGGTTGCGGCTTACGACGGTCCTTGCTATGTGCGTTTGGGAAGAATGGCTGTTGAGGATGTTTATACGGAGGATACATTGAATTTCCAGATTGGAAAAGGAAATGTGATTCGTAAAGGAACCGGTGTTGCACTGATTGCTACAGGAATCATGGTAGAGGCTGCTATGAAGGCTGCCGCTGCATTGAAGGATAAGGGTATGGATGTAACAGTTGTTGACATGCACACAATCAAACCGATTGATGAGGAACTGATTGTTGAGCTGACGAAGGATCATGATCTGTTTGTCACCTGTGAAGAGCATAGTGTGATTGGCGGACTGGGAAGCGCAGTTGCTGAGGTTCTCAGCCAGAAGGCTCCAAAGAAGCTTGCTATGGTTGGAATCAAGGATACATTCGGTGAAAGCGGAACACCTGCTGCTCTGCTTGAGAAATACGGCCTGACAGCAAATGATATTGTCAAGGCAGTAGAAGAAAACAAATAA
- the vanR gene encoding VanR-ABDEGLN family DNA-binding response regulator has product MQTKILVLDDEKEIADLVALYLNNEGYEVHKFYDSRDALEYMKNNRVDLALLDVMMPEISGFEICKIIREKYMFPVIMLTAKVEDVDKIQGLSLGADDYITKPFNPLELVARVKAQLRRYKKYNPSQENVNVIDFKGLIIDNDSHRCTLYDEVLNLTPIEFSILWYLCKNKGRVITSEELFEAVWKEKYFDSNNTVMVHIRRLREKMHEPPRNPKFIKTVWGVGYQIEE; this is encoded by the coding sequence ATGCAGACAAAAATACTAGTATTAGATGATGAAAAGGAAATCGCAGACCTCGTTGCACTGTATCTCAACAATGAGGGCTATGAAGTACATAAATTTTACGACAGCAGGGATGCTTTGGAATATATGAAGAATAACCGTGTCGATCTGGCTCTGCTGGATGTGATGATGCCTGAAATCAGCGGCTTTGAAATATGTAAAATCATACGAGAGAAATATATGTTCCCCGTGATTATGCTGACGGCAAAGGTGGAGGATGTGGATAAAATTCAGGGTCTTTCCTTAGGCGCTGACGACTATATAACCAAGCCGTTTAATCCGCTGGAGCTGGTTGCCCGCGTCAAGGCACAGCTGCGCCGGTATAAAAAATACAACCCGTCACAGGAAAATGTGAATGTGATAGATTTCAAGGGATTGATCATCGACAACGATTCCCATCGGTGTACCCTGTATGATGAGGTGCTCAATCTGACCCCGATTGAGTTTTCGATTTTGTGGTATCTGTGCAAGAATAAGGGACGTGTTATCACCAGCGAGGAGCTGTTTGAGGCTGTATGGAAGGAAAAATACTTTGACAGCAACAATACCGTCATGGTGCATATCCGCCGCCTGCGTGAAAAAATGCATGAGCCGCCAAGAAATCCGAAATTCATCAAAACGGTATGGGGCGTAGGCTACCAGATTGAAGAATAG
- a CDS encoding ACT domain-containing protein: MRAVVSVIGKDMVGILAKVSAECENANMNVIEVSQTLLQDMFAMIMLIDITKGNTTLADFAAHMENVGKQSGLTIHVMHEDIFNSMHKI; the protein is encoded by the coding sequence ATGAGAGCAGTTGTGAGTGTGATCGGAAAGGACATGGTGGGGATTCTTGCCAAGGTCAGTGCCGAATGTGAAAATGCTAATATGAATGTGATTGAGGTGTCGCAGACACTGCTTCAGGATATGTTCGCAATGATCATGTTAATTGATATTACGAAGGGAAATACAACACTGGCCGATTTTGCGGCTCATATGGAGAATGTGGGAAAACAGAGTGGATTGACCATTCATGTCATGCATGAGGATATTTTCAATTCCATGCATAAGATATAG
- a CDS encoding ATP-binding cassette domain-containing protein: MLELCNVSFEVDGKKILNNISLTIEDNRFTVITGPNGGGKSTLAKLIMGIEQPTDGTILFDGEDITAMSIDERAKRKIGYAFQQPPRFKGMSVRKLLSLAHGKDLDEEVCCSYLTDVGLCSKDYLNRDVDASLSGGEVKRIEIASILARDLKLSIFDEPEAGIDLWSFAKLVETFQQLQKESRQSIILISHQERIMQLADEIVIIENGQIKTKGSRDEILPTLMSEFEPCEFKK; encoded by the coding sequence ATGCTGGAATTGTGCAATGTATCCTTTGAGGTAGATGGAAAAAAGATTTTAAACAACATCAGTCTTACGATTGAGGACAATAGATTTACAGTCATCACAGGGCCAAACGGCGGTGGAAAATCAACACTGGCAAAGCTGATTATGGGAATAGAACAGCCGACAGACGGTACCATACTGTTTGACGGAGAGGATATTACTGCTATGTCTATTGATGAGCGTGCCAAGCGTAAAATTGGCTACGCATTTCAACAGCCGCCAAGGTTCAAGGGAATGAGTGTGCGAAAGCTGCTATCACTGGCACATGGCAAGGATCTGGATGAGGAGGTCTGCTGCAGCTATCTGACAGATGTGGGATTATGCTCGAAGGACTATCTTAACCGTGATGTGGATGCGTCATTATCCGGGGGAGAGGTAAAGCGGATTGAAATCGCCTCCATTCTTGCGCGTGATCTGAAGCTTTCCATATTCGATGAACCAGAGGCAGGTATCGATTTATGGAGCTTTGCGAAGCTGGTGGAAACCTTTCAGCAGCTGCAGAAGGAATCCAGGCAGTCCATCATTCTGATTTCTCATCAGGAGCGGATCATGCAGCTGGCGGATGAAATTGTGATTATAGAAAACGGCCAAATCAAAACAAAGGGCAGCAGGGATGAAATTCTTCCAACCTTAATGAGTGAATTTGAACCCTGCGAATTTAAGAAGTAG
- a CDS encoding sensor histidine kinase, translating into MKNSTYRRLRKHLAYLYLFMTVFVMGIIGTIVFLLDHYAQYFSSQGTLRDSDFLLFYLKHELEINMFLLAAGTALLLYLFVLLFFQNLDVLLDTVQGKPVERVPFSYRYLPEMDLARGRIQDMLEKKQHTQQLSIQEKEHKNELLMYLAHDLKTPLTSMIGYINHILDHRVDEEQMATSIRITYEKAQRLDDLIDEFSEILRYDDKVSQLEITRIDLNSMLQQQLAGFYPLMEEKGIRLQVQLVDHMEISGDFDKLQRVFDNLMRNAINYSIPQTEIRITGMLEENGVCLQYSNEGEAMDAVSVQHLFDKFYRAGSARTSTSGGAGLGLAIAREIIELHQGSIRADMEGSTITFTLRLPYEQQVTL; encoded by the coding sequence TTGAAGAATAGTACGTATCGCAGACTGCGCAAGCATCTTGCATATCTGTATCTGTTCATGACAGTATTCGTTATGGGAATCATTGGCACTATCGTGTTTCTGCTAGATCATTATGCGCAGTATTTCAGCAGTCAGGGAACACTCAGGGATTCCGATTTCCTGTTGTTTTATCTGAAGCATGAGCTGGAAATCAACATGTTTCTTCTAGCAGCGGGAACTGCACTGCTGCTGTATCTATTTGTATTGCTCTTTTTTCAAAATCTCGATGTATTGCTTGACACCGTGCAGGGAAAGCCGGTGGAGCGGGTACCGTTCAGCTACCGCTATCTGCCGGAAATGGATTTAGCCAGAGGCCGGATTCAGGATATGCTGGAGAAAAAGCAGCATACCCAGCAGCTTTCCATTCAGGAAAAGGAACATAAAAATGAATTACTGATGTATCTTGCACATGACTTAAAAACACCGCTTACCTCTATGATCGGTTATATCAATCATATACTCGATCACCGCGTGGATGAGGAACAAATGGCGACATCCATACGGATCACCTATGAAAAAGCGCAGCGACTGGATGATCTGATTGACGAATTTTCAGAAATATTACGCTATGACGATAAGGTGTCACAGTTGGAAATTACCCGGATTGATTTGAACAGTATGCTTCAGCAGCAGCTGGCGGGCTTTTATCCGCTGATGGAGGAAAAAGGAATCCGACTTCAGGTACAGCTGGTCGACCATATGGAAATCAGCGGAGATTTTGATAAGCTGCAGCGTGTATTTGACAATCTCATGCGTAATGCAATCAATTACAGTATTCCGCAAACAGAAATCCGGATTACCGGAATGCTGGAGGAGAATGGGGTCTGTCTGCAATACAGCAATGAAGGTGAGGCTATGGATGCTGTTTCTGTACAGCATTTATTTGATAAGTTTTATCGTGCAGGCAGCGCCAGAACCTCCACCAGCGGGGGTGCCGGGCTGGGATTGGCGATTGCCCGAGAAATTATCGAGCTGCATCAGGGAAGCATTCGTGCAGATATGGAGGGATCGACGATCACCTTTACTCTTCGTTTGCCGTATGAACAGCAGGTGACATTATGA
- a CDS encoding sensor histidine kinase → MKRAHLKALRRRLIVKYACIIIGIALGTVTLVYLFDDVLNGVVIDFIRLFMDTGDPFAMFRKIYVIVLPLLIAAAIIVMIYFLCRDLVNYMRILMRGMEDVMRKDRSRFDFPKEMKEAEQLILALSDDYQNYLKAAAQDEEKKKDLIYLLAQDIKMPLSNILMYLEFLHKETRISPEIQKDFVVQVLHKSLALEDMINEFFDITRFNLQYAKWNPEHMYLDRMMEQVVDEYYMLMEDKQMEVSMESGSALALYADNEKIARVMRDLLRNLVELGVPGSTIHIRMQDLHERYEILMQVESRHLSAYQIAHIFHNYYRLEDVHGEGKLHVLGLGIARQIMDMQKGTLRASSIDKTLSFTIQIPKAFVPASRNPVL, encoded by the coding sequence ATGAAGCGGGCCCATTTAAAAGCGCTCAGGCGGCGGCTGATTGTGAAATATGCCTGCATCATTATTGGCATTGCCCTGGGGACTGTAACACTGGTGTACCTGTTTGATGATGTACTAAATGGTGTGGTTATTGATTTTATCCGCCTGTTTATGGATACCGGTGATCCATTCGCGATGTTTCGTAAAATTTATGTCATCGTATTGCCGCTGCTGATTGCGGCTGCGATTATTGTAATGATCTATTTCCTGTGCCGTGACCTTGTAAATTATATGCGTATATTGATGCGTGGGATGGAGGATGTCATGCGCAAGGATCGCTCCCGCTTTGATTTTCCAAAGGAAATGAAGGAAGCTGAACAGCTGATTCTGGCCTTGTCGGATGATTATCAGAATTATCTGAAGGCAGCTGCTCAGGATGAGGAAAAGAAAAAGGATTTGATTTATCTGCTGGCGCAGGATATCAAGATGCCGTTATCCAATATTCTGATGTATCTGGAATTCCTGCATAAGGAAACACGAATTTCTCCGGAAATTCAAAAGGACTTTGTTGTACAGGTGCTGCATAAATCTCTGGCCCTGGAGGATATGATCAATGAATTTTTTGATATCACCCGTTTTAATTTGCAATATGCAAAGTGGAATCCGGAGCATATGTATCTGGATCGCATGATGGAGCAGGTGGTGGATGAATATTATATGCTGATGGAAGATAAGCAGATGGAGGTTTCCATGGAAAGCGGCAGTGCTCTTGCGTTGTATGCGGATAATGAAAAGATTGCTCGTGTCATGCGTGATCTGCTGCGTAATCTGGTGGAGCTGGGTGTTCCGGGCTCTACTATACACATCCGTATGCAGGATCTGCATGAGCGATATGAAATTCTCATGCAGGTGGAATCCAGACATCTGTCGGCCTATCAGATTGCCCACATCTTTCATAATTACTACCGCCTGGAGGATGTGCATGGGGAAGGAAAGCTGCATGTTCTAGGTCTTGGAATCGCCCGGCAGATCATGGATATGCAAAAGGGTACTCTGCGTGCCAGCTCCATTGATAAAACATTGAGCTTTACGATACAGATTCCTAAGGCATTTGTACCGGCAAGCAGGAATCCCGTGTTATAA
- a CDS encoding helix-turn-helix domain-containing protein: protein MQQREIGMQIAAARKKLNYTQRELAEKLGVSDKTISKWERGAGYPDIAILLPLCKELGLEVSQLLGDTDLQQTGSEKNLKYLAEYAVLKVKENRERIQRWMWLVTTILAVLSIVICLLVNYVLEEAVTWSWITTVSIVYGWMLLTVLLLSKQYTIEKTLLTGMVMIFPYLYCLSLQLDTSYILWQLWSIAAASDGLLIIVYLLLCKCTISIWYRLALIVLCSGILNVIIQLITGTTIQSIAVQFIGNLAGGTLLACAGIYQRRKVQ, encoded by the coding sequence ATGCAGCAAAGGGAGATTGGCATGCAGATAGCAGCAGCCAGAAAGAAATTAAATTATACGCAGCGGGAGCTTGCGGAAAAGCTGGGAGTCAGCGATAAAACAATCAGTAAATGGGAACGCGGTGCAGGTTATCCGGATATAGCGATTCTGCTGCCATTATGTAAGGAGCTAGGGCTGGAGGTATCGCAGCTGCTCGGAGATACAGATCTGCAACAGACGGGAAGTGAAAAAAATCTGAAATATCTTGCAGAGTACGCGGTATTGAAGGTAAAGGAAAACAGGGAGCGGATTCAGCGCTGGATGTGGCTGGTGACTACGATTCTGGCAGTACTTTCCATTGTGATCTGCCTGCTGGTGAATTATGTGTTGGAGGAAGCTGTCACCTGGTCATGGATTACAACCGTATCCATTGTTTACGGCTGGATGCTTCTTACCGTGCTGCTTTTGTCCAAGCAGTATACCATTGAAAAAACGCTGCTTACAGGCATGGTCATGATCTTTCCATATTTATATTGCCTGTCCTTACAACTGGATACATCGTATATTTTATGGCAGCTGTGGAGCATAGCTGCTGCCAGTGATGGCTTGCTAATTATCGTATATCTGCTGTTATGCAAATGCACGATATCCATCTGGTACCGGCTGGCGTTGATCGTCCTATGCTCCGGTATTCTAAATGTTATTATTCAGCTGATTACCGGGACAACAATACAATCAATTGCTGTTCAGTTTATTGGAAATCTGGCGGGTGGTACCCTGCTTGCTTGTGCAGGCATCTATCAAAGGAGGAAAGTGCAATGA
- a CDS encoding methyltransferase domain-containing protein yields MYKIKELAELYGIHTNALRFYEKKGLLSSRRLENGYRMYEEADKEILQKILLYRAMNFSIADIKELLDNEKEHAHELYFQQLQLLNRHLHELSIIRDHILYELNAMLNDSYDEAQDHEQLQKLLQDLNKSQAWKDRWDFDSFATVYDEVVQHPSTDGLPFYVDYECVLDETARIAAKRGSTVLDIGCGTGNLTERLLRKGLQVVGVDQSLEMLVQAKKKLPSVLLHQGTFLALPFEKQEFDTITASYAFHHCDEEERLLAVREMKRVLRSGGRIIIADLMFADKKARSRYEEQCTARQRAELEDECFTTVEALTQLFTAEGFMCSNYQISDSIWIFLAELA; encoded by the coding sequence ATGTATAAAATAAAGGAGCTGGCAGAGCTGTATGGGATTCATACGAACGCTTTGCGGTTTTATGAGAAAAAGGGGCTGCTTTCTTCCCGGCGTCTGGAAAACGGCTATCGTATGTATGAGGAAGCGGATAAGGAAATCCTGCAGAAGATCCTCCTGTACCGTGCGATGAACTTTTCCATCGCAGATATCAAGGAACTGTTGGATAATGAGAAAGAGCATGCACATGAGCTGTATTTTCAACAGCTGCAGCTTTTAAACAGGCATCTGCATGAGCTGAGCATTATCCGGGATCATATACTGTATGAGCTGAATGCCATGCTGAATGACAGCTATGATGAAGCGCAGGATCATGAACAGCTGCAGAAGCTTTTACAGGATTTAAACAAAAGCCAGGCATGGAAGGATCGCTGGGATTTTGATTCCTTTGCGACGGTGTATGATGAGGTTGTTCAGCATCCCTCAACAGACGGCTTGCCGTTTTATGTAGATTATGAGTGTGTTCTGGATGAAACCGCACGTATTGCGGCAAAGCGTGGAAGCACAGTATTGGATATCGGCTGTGGAACCGGAAATCTGACTGAACGTCTGCTTCGTAAGGGACTGCAAGTAGTCGGAGTGGATCAATCCCTGGAAATGCTGGTACAGGCAAAGAAAAAGCTTCCCTCTGTCCTTCTTCATCAGGGAACGTTCCTTGCGCTGCCCTTTGAAAAACAGGAATTTGATACCATCACTGCTTCCTATGCATTTCATCACTGTGATGAGGAGGAGCGGTTATTGGCTGTTCGTGAAATGAAACGGGTCTTGCGTTCTGGCGGTCGTATCATCATTGCTGATTTAATGTTTGCGGATAAGAAAGCGCGCTCCCGATATGAAGAACAGTGTACAGCAAGACAAAGAGCAGAGCTGGAGGATGAATGCTTTACCACAGTAGAGGCGCTAACGCAGCTTTTTACTGCAGAGGGATTTATGTGTTCAAACTACCAAATTTCTGACAGTATCTGGATATTTTTGGCTGAACTTGCGTAA